Part of the Rhodococcus sp. OK302 genome is shown below.
GGGGCGTAGACCCTCCAGCGCGGGAGTAATGACGAGGACCATCAGCGGGATCAAGAAATACAGGTAGACAAACTGGACCCCACTTTGCGAGTACAGGTCCAGTCCCAGGTCATCACGCAATGACAGTCCCAGGCGTTGCTGCACAAAGGAAGTGAGCACGCCGGCGTTGCCGATCGCGGCGACGAAGAGAAAGGCCAGTGGCAGCCCGCCGAAGTTTGCGAGAACCGCCGCGCTGGTGGAAACCAGTCGGGGCAGCATGCCGCCCCGACTGGTGGCCACGGCGTACGCGAGCACAACTCCGAGGACGGCGGCAATCAGCGCGGACACCAGCGACATCTTCGTGCTGTTCCACAGCGCATCCAAATAGGGGCCGCTGAGTGCGGTGGTCATGTTCGCGCCGCTGAATGCGCTGGCACCCCCTTCACCGCTGACGCGGAAGGCGGAGTACGCGATGACGGCGGTGGGGAGGATGAAGAAGATGGCTACGTAGCCGAAGAACGGCACCAGCCCGAACCAACTCCACCGCAGCACGGGGCGCCGCGTGACAGATTCAGTTTTCACTACTTGACCGCACTAGCCCACGTCTGCGTCAACGTATTCTTCGCTGCGGTTGCCTCTGCATCCGTAGGGAATTCGGCCTTGACGTCAACCTTCGGCAGGTTGCCCGCGAGCGAAGCGTCGACAGTGCCGGAGGCCTCCATGGCCGGCAGTCGCGCCGGGCGTGCATAGCCTGCGAGGTAACCGTTCTGGCCTTCGTCGCTGTAGAGGTATTCCTGCCAGAGACGTGCGGCGGCCGGGTGAGGCGCCGTGGCACTGATCGCCTGCGCGTAGTACGAACCGATTGTGGCGTCACTCGAAACCGCGACAGTCCAGTTGACTCCGGCTGCTGCCAGATCCTTGGTCTTAGCCGCATTCAGATAATCCCAGTCGACGACGATGGGTGTCTCACCGGACTGGATCGTGGCAGCTGTTGCCTTCACCGGGACGTAGTTTCCGCTGGCCTTGAGCTCGCCGAAGTAGTCGATGCCCGGCGCGATGTCGTCGAGTGAACCTCCGTTGGCCAAAGCCGCAGACCATACCGCCATCAGAGCCGAATTACTCTTGAGCGGATCGCCGGTCAGCGCGACCTTGCCCTTGTATTCGGGCTTGGCCAGGTCGGCGAACGACGCCGGACAGACGGTCACCTTTGCGGCATCGCAGCCGATCGAGATGTATCCGCCGTAGTCCGCGAACCACGTACCGTCGGGCGACTTCTGCGATTCGGGGATGTCGTCCCACGTCGCGACCCGGTACGGCGCGTAGAGGCCTTCCTTGGCTCCGTTGATCGCGAAAGCGGTGCCGACGTCAACGGCGTCCGGTGCGCGCTTCTGCCCTTCGAGGGACTTGATCGCATTGACGGCGTCGGCGCTACTGGCCTCCGGGTTGTCGACGGTGACAGTGATGCCGTACTTGGCGCCGAAGTTATCGAGCAAGTCGCCGTACCCTGCCCAGTCACGTGGCAGTGCAATGAGATTCAGTGATCCTTCCGCCTTCGCAGCAGCAACCAGCGCGTCCATCCCGCCGAGGTCGGCAGCAGACGTGGCGGTGGCAGCGGGCGACGCACTCGCATCAGCCTTCTTGGTGCAGGCGGTCCCACCGAGGATCAGCGTGCCTGCCAAAAGGGCCATTCCCGCTGTTCGAAACGTTGCCTTGCGCACGTTGGATTCCAATCTGAGTTCGAGTTCGCTGCGATGTGGCAGCCAAGCGAAACAGACTTTGCGGGAGCAAGTTGTATAGCCAAGATACTCATCGAGTCTGCGAGATGAACGCGGACTGAACGTATCGAGTCCACCGACCAACTGAATGTCTTGCCTTTGTATGGCGAACACTGATGCGACACTTCTGCGATGGTGATCGATAACTCGAAGTCGGCTGAGCGTGCACTTGGTCAGGGTGCGTGGACAAGCGAACGGTGGCAGGGCACCACTGACATGCCGTTGATCGCGACTGCGCTGTTCTATCTGTTCGCGTACGCATTTCAGGTACTGGCCCAACCTGCCGGTCTAATGGGTTCCTTGATCCGGTGGTCGCTCATCGCCGCGTGGGTAGTGTTTACCGTCGACTATCTGGTCCGATTGTCTCTGGCGAGCAACCGCTGGAACTGGTTTGTGCATCACTTGCTTGATTTGGCGTTGGTGGTGCTGCCGATGTTCAGGCCCTTGCGACTGTTGAAACTTGTCACCCTCCTCGCAGTGATGCATCGTTCCAGCGGCGCTACGCTTCGCGGCCGCGTCGTTTTCTACGCGATCTCGGCGACCGCGCTGTTGATCGGCGTTGCGGCACTTGCCATGTTGGACGCCGAACGTCATGCCGACGGATCCGAGATCAGAACCTACGGCCAGGCACTCTGGTGGGCGATCGTGACCGTGACAACCGTCGGCTACGGCGATATTTCACCGGTTACGACGACAGGACGTTTGATCGCAGCGAGTCTGATGATCGGTGGAATCGCCTTGCTGGGCATCGTGACTGCCACTTTGGCTTCGTGGTTGCTCGAGCAGATTGCGGAACAGGACGACGCAGCGCAGAGTGCTACACGCAAACAGGTTGCAGACCTGGCCGAGCAGGTTCAACTCCTTGCCGAGCGGTCTGGCCACGGTTCTCTCGAACATGTCGGAAGCGAAGAATTGCGTCGTGAACTGGAACTCCGCGAACTGGTTAAGTCGAATGCAGTGTCAGCACAGTGATTTCGCTGGGTGCGAAGATGCGCAAGGGTGGACCCCAGAACCCTGAACCACGGCTCGTGTACAGCTGGGTGCGTTCGCCATGGCGGCTCAACCCGTGGACGGTGGGCTGATCGAGGCGGACCAAGAAGTTGAACGGCCAGATCTGCCCGCCGTGTGTGTGGCCTGCAATTTGTAGGTCGACGCCCGCAGTTTCGGACTGGAAAACTTGCTTGGGCTGGTGCGCCAGCATCAGTACCGGCAGATCAGGATCGGTTCCGGCAAGAGCCATTTCGAAGTTTGCGCCATGACCGGCCATCTTTGACGACTTGGCGGTGGCGTCGTCGACACCCGCGATGATCAAGCTGTCACCACCACGTTCGACGACAATGTGCTTGTTGTGCAGCGGTTCCCAGCCAATGGAATCCATGTAGTCAAGCCAGCCTTGAGCCTCGCGAGGGTATTCGTGGTTGCCGGTCACGTAGACGCTGGCGAGTTCCGCTCGAATTGTGGCAAGTGGGGCCGCCTGTCCGCGTCGTTGCTCGACGGTACCGTCGGCGATATCGCCGACGTGGGCGACGATGTCGGGGCGCAGTTCGTTCACGGCGGCAGCGACGCCTTCAGACCATTTCGTGCGGTTGATCGGGCCGAAATGTGTGTCGGTGACGGCAACAACTCGGGTGCCGTCGAATCCTTTGCCGAGGCGGGGAATCGTCACGTCCACATACTTGATTCGAGGTACTCGCATAGCTTCCCGATTGCCCCAGATCACGAGAATCGCGGAAACGATGATGACGGCCCCGGCTACCCCGCGGGAGCGCGCCGGGTCGTCCACACCTGCCAGCCCGAGTACGAATCGCACGAGATTACCGATCACAGACCACGCGAACAGCACCCAGATGCCGCCCAGAATGGAGTCACCCACCAGCCCGGCCCAATCGAGGTGGCGTCGGCCGTGGCTCAGAATCAACGTCACCGGAAGCGTTACCAGGGTCAGTGCGAAGGCTGCAGTTCCCAATGCGGTGACGGGTGTGGGCCAGTCTGTCCCTGACATCACCAGCGTCCACCAGGGGACAGCAAAAAGGATCAGCAGGATGGAGACGAGCATCGCGGTGATTGTGACTGCGCGCAATGGATTGCGAGTCGTTTGCGAATCGAGCTCGGTTGTTGTCTCTGGCGACACGGGGGTACTCACCGCATCGATCATAATTGACATCCTCCCCGCCCTTACGGACGAGGATTCCTCGATAGCTCACACTACCGAGACGGTTGATGCGGCACGTTTCCGTGACTGACACACCCGATCCCCCAGAATGCCCCCGGGTTGATACTCGAGATCGAACCCACGATCGCGAATATTGATCGCAGCATTGGTATCCGCATGATGCTCGAAACCGCAGCCCCGACA
Proteins encoded:
- a CDS encoding metallophosphoesterase; translation: MLVSILLILFAVPWWTLVMSGTDWPTPVTALGTAAFALTLVTLPVTLILSHGRRHLDWAGLVGDSILGGIWVLFAWSVIGNLVRFVLGLAGVDDPARSRGVAGAVIIVSAILVIWGNREAMRVPRIKYVDVTIPRLGKGFDGTRVVAVTDTHFGPINRTKWSEGVAAAVNELRPDIVAHVGDIADGTVEQRRGQAAPLATIRAELASVYVTGNHEYPREAQGWLDYMDSIGWEPLHNKHIVVERGGDSLIIAGVDDATAKSSKMAGHGANFEMALAGTDPDLPVLMLAHQPKQVFQSETAGVDLQIAGHTHGGQIWPFNFLVRLDQPTVHGLSRHGERTQLYTSRGSGFWGPPLRIFAPSEITVLTLHST
- a CDS encoding potassium channel family protein; translated protein: MVIDNSKSAERALGQGAWTSERWQGTTDMPLIATALFYLFAYAFQVLAQPAGLMGSLIRWSLIAAWVVFTVDYLVRLSLASNRWNWFVHHLLDLALVVLPMFRPLRLLKLVTLLAVMHRSSGATLRGRVVFYAISATALLIGVAALAMLDAERHADGSEIRTYGQALWWAIVTVTTVGYGDISPVTTTGRLIAASLMIGGIALLGIVTATLASWLLEQIAEQDDAAQSATRKQVADLAEQVQLLAERSGHGSLEHVGSEELRRELELRELVKSNAVSAQ
- a CDS encoding ABC transporter substrate-binding protein produces the protein MALLAGTLILGGTACTKKADASASPAATATSAADLGGMDALVAAAKAEGSLNLIALPRDWAGYGDLLDNFGAKYGITVTVDNPEASSADAVNAIKSLEGQKRAPDAVDVGTAFAINGAKEGLYAPYRVATWDDIPESQKSPDGTWFADYGGYISIGCDAAKVTVCPASFADLAKPEYKGKVALTGDPLKSNSALMAVWSAALANGGSLDDIAPGIDYFGELKASGNYVPVKATAATIQSGETPIVVDWDYLNAAKTKDLAAAGVNWTVAVSSDATIGSYYAQAISATAPHPAAARLWQEYLYSDEGQNGYLAGYARPARLPAMEASGTVDASLAGNLPKVDVKAEFPTDAEATAAKNTLTQTWASAVK
- a CDS encoding ABC transporter permease — its product is MKTESVTRRPVLRWSWFGLVPFFGYVAIFFILPTAVIAYSAFRVSGEGGASAFSGANMTTALSGPYLDALWNSTKMSLVSALIAAVLGVVLAYAVATSRGGMLPRLVSTSAAVLANFGGLPLAFLFVAAIGNAGVLTSFVQQRLGLSLRDDLGLDLYSQSGVQFVYLYFLIPLMVLVITPALEGLRPEWREASDGLGAHGWQYWRYVAGPALLPHFLGSLALLFCTSFSSYATAEALTNGTLAITPLRIDSALSGNVLAGQENLGAALALSMIVVVVPLTLLYQLMQRRSSRWLQ